CCGCTAACGCGGGCGCGGTGGATTTCGGCGCGGTGGGCGACGCACCAGGCGTCTTTGCACTGGCGGGCGGCGCAGATCTGAAGTATGTCGCCACCTCCGAAACCCGGGTGCCGACCACCGAGGCGATCATCGTTCCGGCAGGGTCTTCGCTGAAAACGCTGGCTAATCTGAAGGGCAAAAAGATCGGCGTGGCACGCGGCTCGAGCGCTCACTACTTTCTGTACCGAGCGCTGAAGTCAGCAGGCCTGACGCTGGACGACGTGCAGCTTGTCCCCCTGTTGCCGCCCGATGCACGCCCGGCCTTCGAAACGGGGGCCATCGATGCCTGGGCCATCTGGGATCCCTTTCTGACCACTGCGCTTCAGGGCAGCGGCGCCCGGGTTCTGAAGGATCACAGTGGGCTGTATCTGGGCAAGAGTTTCTATCTGGCCCCCAGCCGCGTGCTGGCCGACGCGCAGAAGAAAAAAGCGCTGCAATACCTGCTGGACGCGCTGGCTGACACTGCCGCGTGGGCCAACACCCACCAGCGGGAGGTGATCGACGAGCTCCACACCGATCTGGGCCTGCCGGTCAGCGTGCTGAACGTGACGGTGCCAAAGGGGTTGCCGTACAACATTCGCCCGTTCCTGCCGAGCGACACGGCCAATCTTCAGGGTCTGGCTGACGCTTTCTTCGAGGCGGGTGTGCTGCCAAAAGCCGTGAAGTTAGACGCCACGACCTATCAAACGCTGCCGAGTTTTCTGGCGGCACGGGTCCAGAAGTGACGAAGTTCAGTGTGACGCAGGATGCGTTGACCGGCGCGATCACCGGGCGAAGCAGTGACACCCCGCCCAGTTCCAAGGAAACTGAAACTACGCCATTGACCCGGCACACGCGGCAGACCCCCGGGTGGAGCGGCGAAGCGCTGCGCTGGGTTCTGCCGCTTGCCCTGCTGGTG
The Deinococcus sp. KNUC1210 genome window above contains:
- a CDS encoding aliphatic sulfonate ABC transporter substrate-binding protein: MKTTRFLSLLTVTALLASPAQAVTFTIGYQKGGLPALLKARGTLDAVKAQGIDFTWTLFTAGPPLLEAANAGAVDFGAVGDAPGVFALAGGADLKYVATSETRVPTTEAIIVPAGSSLKTLANLKGKKIGVARGSSAHYFLYRALKSAGLTLDDVQLVPLLPPDARPAFETGAIDAWAIWDPFLTTALQGSGARVLKDHSGLYLGKSFYLAPSRVLADAQKKKALQYLLDALADTAAWANTHQREVIDELHTDLGLPVSVLNVTVPKGLPYNIRPFLPSDTANLQGLADAFFEAGVLPKAVKLDATTYQTLPSFLAARVQK